The Brasilonema sennae CENA114 genome includes a region encoding these proteins:
- a CDS encoding polysaccharide deacetylase family protein: protein MQLAPFFPIFYRILKPTFPNCLWCGDPSSKMIALTFDDGPHPQYTPQLLKVLERYSVRASFFWLGACVNRSPGIAKQVCDRGHWIGLHGYDHQNFPMLSPTELQQSLEKTQAAIYNACALTPDKVRDVRPPNGLFTPTTLKLLNQWNYRPVMWSVVPEDWVRPGIPTVVQRILQQVCNGSLIVLHDGMCGGQDVTATTEILIPQLMEQGYQFVTVDTLWQELRGMGAMEVFFGDGLQK from the coding sequence ATGCAACTGGCTCCCTTTTTTCCGATTTTCTATCGCATCCTCAAACCAACGTTTCCTAACTGTCTTTGGTGTGGTGATCCAAGTTCCAAAATGATCGCACTGACATTTGATGATGGTCCACATCCTCAATACACGCCACAACTGCTGAAAGTTTTAGAGCGTTACAGTGTTAGGGCAAGTTTCTTCTGGCTAGGTGCTTGTGTTAACCGATCGCCAGGTATAGCCAAACAGGTGTGCGATCGCGGACATTGGATCGGATTGCATGGCTATGATCATCAAAATTTTCCCATGCTGTCCCCAACAGAACTTCAACAGAGCTTAGAAAAAACCCAAGCTGCTATTTACAATGCTTGTGCTCTGACACCCGATAAAGTGCGCGATGTCCGTCCACCCAATGGCTTGTTTACACCTACAACATTAAAATTACTAAATCAATGGAACTATCGACCTGTTATGTGGAGCGTTGTACCGGAGGACTGGGTAAGACCAGGAATCCCCACAGTAGTGCAGCGAATTCTCCAGCAGGTGTGTAATGGTTCACTAATTGTTTTGCATGACGGTATGTGCGGCGGACAAGATGTCACCGCAACGACAGAAATCCTCATTCCTCAACTTATGGAACAAGGCTATCAATTTGTAACGGTAGACACTCTCTGGCAGGAACTGAGGGGGATGGGGGCAATGGAGGTCTTCTTTGGGGATGGGTTACAGAAATAA
- a CDS encoding plasmid replication protein, CyRepA1 family, with protein sequence MHLYYLESQHLEELVQGSGIDLNLAKLNFLSLKGRNTYDYLLISEHLPRTNTGMVKNGWLQRYAHITEGGWWCSGLDSLNHWQAMEWGCFKPNQPRLNENGKLIKYEHPPTTPTRVFCLRVSLDIWQQVAQRYNVPMPNSINIAGNGEAESFWQWVMERNIPIIICEGVKKAAALLTQGYAAIAIPGITSGYRVIKDGFGKVISRQLIPDLAAFAKTGRIFYICFDFETEPKKIAAVTNAISQLGFLFQEKNCSVRVIKLPGIEKGIDDFLVAKGATAFETVYRQSVDLEVYLAQTKPHTELTIPAALTVNRRYLGEIPFPSSGLVGVNSAKGTGKTTTLQTVVNQAKSTNKPVLLITHRIQLGRFLCEKIGIQWGMGRREKRKEGRIFSHTPTLSSSPDSLGLCIDSIWKLNPEDWRGAIIILDEVEQSLWHLLNSNTCKDKRVKILKVFQQLISTVLISGGLVIAQDADLSDVSLEYLQGLAGMKIIPWIVENQWKPQQGWDVTFYDSPNPTPLIHQLELDLITGQKCYVTTDSRSGRYSCETIERYLQERLERLQKQFPKTLVVSSHTTNTLGHEAVDFVAGINQKVTEYNAVFVTPSLGTGISIDVQHFDRVYGIFQGVIPDSEARQALARVRDDVPRIVWCAKRGIGLIGSGSTNYRSLSYWYQENQKENIALLSPLHKVDVDLPLVYDPIHLRTWAKLSARVNASITLYRKSLKDGLIADGHQIYVRGNDVQKNIIRDLRLAFLATEPSDIITRKRLILEIFQVQKDWFKSRRKSKDIDDKIKEIKQRNQLGSATTVADAKDIDYVEYEQLLLKHSLTEEERNQIQKYILRQKYGVEVTPLLKLRDDKGYYYQLLIHYYLTHESEYLCLRDKQEWYQQLTWGEGKVFLPDLKTYKLKVEALRALGVLQYLEPKRVFSENDADLLLLRNVTFQCSQHIKRSIGINLLQQKEYISPIKILKQLLSLLGLKLKRINNAVYQIDSETLYDGRQKIFDVWHKRDELMLANFKSIGFEIANIPVFA encoded by the coding sequence ATGCATTTGTACTATCTAGAGTCCCAACACCTTGAGGAATTAGTCCAAGGTAGCGGTATAGATTTAAACCTTGCAAAACTCAATTTTCTGTCTTTGAAAGGCAGAAACACTTATGATTACCTGCTAATTTCTGAACATCTTCCCCGCACAAATACTGGGATGGTCAAAAATGGGTGGTTACAGCGTTATGCCCACATCACTGAAGGTGGTTGGTGGTGTTCTGGACTTGACTCCCTAAATCATTGGCAAGCGATGGAGTGGGGGTGTTTTAAGCCCAACCAACCTCGATTAAATGAAAATGGCAAGTTGATAAAGTACGAACATCCCCCTACTACACCAACGCGAGTATTTTGTCTGCGAGTATCACTAGATATCTGGCAGCAAGTGGCTCAACGTTACAATGTACCCATGCCCAACAGTATCAACATTGCTGGCAATGGTGAAGCTGAAAGCTTTTGGCAATGGGTGATGGAACGGAACATCCCCATTATTATTTGTGAGGGTGTTAAGAAAGCTGCAGCACTGTTGACACAAGGATATGCAGCTATTGCTATCCCTGGAATTACCAGTGGTTACCGCGTGATCAAGGATGGCTTTGGCAAAGTTATCAGTCGCCAGCTTATCCCAGATTTAGCAGCGTTTGCGAAGACTGGGCGTATCTTTTACATTTGCTTTGATTTTGAAACTGAACCTAAGAAAATTGCAGCAGTCACTAATGCTATCTCCCAGCTAGGGTTTCTATTCCAAGAAAAAAATTGTTCCGTCCGAGTCATCAAACTTCCAGGAATAGAAAAAGGGATTGATGACTTTCTCGTCGCCAAAGGTGCAACTGCTTTTGAGACAGTCTACCGCCAAAGTGTTGATTTAGAAGTTTACCTTGCTCAAACCAAGCCTCACACCGAGTTAACCATTCCGGCTGCACTCACCGTCAACCGTCGGTATTTAGGAGAAATACCGTTCCCCTCCTCTGGATTAGTTGGAGTGAACTCTGCAAAAGGAACAGGGAAAACCACAACACTGCAAACTGTTGTGAACCAAGCCAAAAGCACAAACAAACCCGTATTACTCATTACTCACAGAATCCAACTGGGACGTTTTTTGTGCGAAAAAATCGGCATTCAGTGGGGAATGGGAAGGAGAGAGAAAAGGAAGGAGGGAAGGATATTTTCCCACACTCCCACACTCTCTTCATCTCCTGATTCTCTTGGATTATGTATTGATTCTATTTGGAAGCTAAATCCAGAGGATTGGCGAGGGGCAATCATAATTTTGGACGAAGTAGAACAGTCTTTATGGCATTTACTTAACAGCAACACTTGTAAAGATAAACGCGTCAAAATTTTAAAAGTCTTCCAGCAGCTTATTTCTACCGTGTTGATAAGTGGAGGATTAGTGATTGCCCAAGATGCAGATTTATCAGATGTTTCCTTAGAATATTTACAAGGATTGGCAGGAATGAAAATCATTCCTTGGATTGTTGAAAATCAGTGGAAACCCCAGCAAGGTTGGGATGTGACTTTCTATGATTCTCCTAACCCAACTCCCTTAATTCATCAGTTGGAATTGGATTTAATCACAGGACAGAAATGTTATGTGACAACGGATAGTCGCTCTGGACGTTACAGTTGTGAAACGATTGAACGTTATCTTCAAGAGCGTTTAGAAAGATTGCAAAAGCAATTTCCCAAAACTTTGGTTGTTAGTAGTCACACAACAAATACACTAGGTCATGAAGCGGTTGATTTTGTTGCAGGTATAAATCAAAAAGTAACTGAATATAACGCTGTTTTTGTGACTCCTAGCCTTGGTACTGGAATTAGTATTGATGTTCAACATTTTGACCGCGTTTATGGTATTTTTCAAGGGGTTATTCCTGACTCGGAAGCACGACAAGCTTTAGCAAGAGTACGCGACGATGTGCCGCGTATTGTCTGGTGTGCAAAGCGAGGAATTGGGTTAATTGGTAGTGGTAGTACAAATTATCGTTCATTATCTTATTGGTATCAAGAAAATCAAAAAGAAAACATAGCTTTGCTCAGTCCACTACATAAAGTTGATGTCGATTTACCATTGGTGTATGATCCTATTCATCTACGAACTTGGGCAAAATTGTCTGCTAGAGTCAATGCTTCTATTACGCTTTACCGTAAATCTCTGAAAGACGGTTTGATAGCTGATGGACATCAAATTTATGTACGAGGTAATGATGTTCAAAAGAATATTATCCGAGATTTACGTCTAGCCTTTTTAGCAACTGAACCTAGCGACATAATAACCCGTAAAAGATTAATCCTAGAAATATTCCAAGTTCAAAAAGATTGGTTTAAAAGCCGTAGAAAATCAAAAGATATTGATGATAAAATCAAAGAAATTAAGCAACGCAATCAATTAGGATCTGCAACTACTGTAGCTGATGCTAAAGATATTGATTATGTAGAATATGAGCAGCTATTGCTGAAACACTCGTTGACTGAAGAGGAACGTAATCAAATTCAGAAATATATTCTGAGACAAAAGTATGGTGTCGAAGTCACTCCCTTACTGAAATTACGTGACGACAAAGGATATTATTACCAACTATTAATACATTATTATCTAACTCATGAAAGCGAGTATCTCTGCCTGAGAGACAAGCAAGAATGGTATCAGCAATTAACTTGGGGTGAAGGTAAAGTTTTTCTGCCAGATTTGAAGACTTATAAACTTAAAGTTGAAGCTTTGAGAGCATTAGGAGTGCTACAGTATCTCGAACCAAAACGAGTTTTTAGTGAAAATGATGCAGATTTATTATTGTTGAGAAATGTAACTTTTCAATGTAGTCAACATATCAAAAGATCCATTGGTATTAATTTATTGCAGCAAAAAGAGTATATTTCACCTATAAAAATACTTAAGCAACTGTTGAGTTTATTAGGGTTAAAGCTGAAGCGGATAAATAATGCAGTTTATCAAATTGACTCTGAAACACTCTATGATGGTAGGCAAAAAATATTTGACGTTTGGCACAAACGTGATGAGTTGATGTTGGCAAATTTTAAGAGTATTGGTTTTGAGATAGCAAATATCCCGGTTTTTGCTTGA
- a CDS encoding serine hydrolase, which yields MPKRRRSQKFRNRSPKQNFAVKLNHVTVRVITLGVLLAVLITRYGSKQSIKPSTQQSLHAPTATSPIPVIQVAVKSSSKQNSKSVTPAVPVPDWAISRRLDATPIAKSLSIPSRQAGKQNSQVVYNLKKPPNFKDSQELQGIVNNLVELAADENLPKEALSVTLINAKTGETAGYQQDIPRYPASVVKMFWMVVLYAQIDSGIWQNERDFAPYLAKMIQESDNEAASFIIDQVTGTRSESELKSEKFQLWKNKRQQLNRFFQEAGYKNLNIIQKTFPVDYLNLQEPEGSESQLLNNPVGNWNKITTKHAARLLYEMCYAEHAVSLQASRKMCGWLKRDLNPKIWQPPDSYDFNPVRSFFGESLPDTRVRFYSKAGATSASRSEAAMVVTEDNKTAYILAVFAPDSAYADDGQIFPKMSALVYKRMTSGSSR from the coding sequence ATGCCGAAAAGGCGTCGATCTCAAAAATTCCGGAATAGATCTCCCAAGCAGAACTTTGCTGTCAAACTAAACCATGTGACAGTAAGAGTGATAACTTTAGGTGTATTACTAGCTGTTTTGATAACTAGATATGGATCAAAACAATCTATCAAACCATCTACCCAACAATCGTTACATGCACCAACAGCCACTTCGCCAATTCCTGTTATCCAAGTTGCTGTCAAATCATCCAGCAAACAAAATTCGAAATCAGTAACTCCAGCTGTGCCAGTTCCTGATTGGGCGATAAGCCGGAGGCTTGACGCTACGCCGATCGCCAAATCACTGTCTATTCCCTCTCGTCAAGCTGGGAAACAAAATTCACAAGTCGTCTACAACCTCAAAAAACCTCCAAATTTTAAAGACTCTCAAGAGTTGCAAGGGATTGTTAACAATCTTGTGGAGCTTGCTGCTGACGAAAATCTGCCTAAAGAGGCTTTATCTGTTACCTTAATAAATGCAAAAACTGGTGAAACAGCCGGATACCAACAAGATATACCAAGATATCCTGCGAGCGTAGTTAAGATGTTTTGGATGGTGGTTTTATATGCCCAAATAGATAGCGGTATTTGGCAAAATGAAAGAGATTTTGCTCCTTATTTGGCTAAAATGATTCAGGAGTCTGATAATGAGGCTGCTAGCTTTATTATAGATCAAGTCACAGGAACACGTTCGGAATCAGAACTAAAGAGCGAAAAATTTCAACTTTGGAAAAACAAACGCCAACAACTTAATCGATTTTTTCAAGAAGCAGGTTACAAAAATCTTAATATTATTCAAAAAACATTTCCCGTTGACTATCTTAATCTTCAAGAGCCTGAGGGAAGTGAATCGCAGCTACTTAATAACCCAGTTGGAAATTGGAATAAGATAACGACAAAACACGCAGCCAGACTATTGTATGAAATGTGTTACGCTGAACACGCTGTCTCTTTGCAAGCCAGCAGAAAAATGTGTGGATGGCTCAAAAGAGATTTAAATCCTAAAATTTGGCAACCACCAGATTCTTATGATTTCAACCCGGTACGCAGTTTTTTTGGTGAATCTTTACCCGACACTCGTGTTCGATTCTATTCTAAAGCAGGGGCGACTTCTGCTTCTCGATCAGAAGCCGCAATGGTTGTTACAGAAGATAACAAAACTGCTTATATTTTGGCAGTTTTTGCTCCAGATTCGGCATACGCTGATGATGGACAGATTTTCCCCAAGATGTCTGCTCTTGTCTATAAACGTATGACTTCTGGCAGTTCAAGATAG